From one Haloferax marinisediminis genomic stretch:
- the rnz gene encoding ribonuclease Z has protein sequence MSMRATFLGTGGAVPTTARAPSAFLVNRDGERLLFDCGEGTQRQMMRFGTGFGISHLFVTHLHGDHILGIPGLIQTLDFNEREGPLAIHGPPGSKRHLRRLVHAGGYQPGFHVSFHEVSPGNVAYSADDYEVRTFETEHRTSSIGYALVEDDRPGRFDREKAEELGVPVGPAFGRLHNGEDVELEDGTVVKSDQVVGDPRPGRKVVYTGDTRPLDSTVDISRDADLLVHDATFTDEEADRAKSTAHSTAREAARVARDANVRRFALTHVSARYAANPNPLLEQAREVYHGDAFVAEDGQKVEIPFPDSE, from the coding sequence GCGACCTTCCTCGGGACCGGCGGGGCCGTCCCCACCACGGCGCGAGCGCCGAGCGCGTTTCTCGTAAACCGCGACGGCGAGCGCCTGCTGTTCGATTGCGGGGAGGGAACTCAGCGACAGATGATGCGGTTCGGAACCGGGTTCGGCATCAGCCACCTGTTCGTCACGCACCTCCACGGCGACCACATCCTCGGCATTCCGGGGCTGATTCAGACGCTCGATTTCAACGAGCGAGAGGGGCCACTGGCCATCCACGGCCCACCGGGAAGCAAGCGCCATCTCCGGCGTCTCGTCCACGCCGGTGGCTACCAGCCCGGATTCCACGTCTCGTTCCACGAAGTCTCTCCCGGGAACGTCGCCTACAGCGCCGACGACTACGAAGTCCGAACCTTCGAGACCGAACACCGAACCTCCTCGATTGGCTACGCCCTCGTCGAAGACGACCGGCCCGGCCGGTTCGACCGCGAAAAGGCCGAAGAACTTGGCGTCCCAGTTGGCCCGGCCTTCGGTCGCCTCCACAACGGCGAAGACGTCGAACTCGAAGATGGGACCGTCGTCAAGTCTGACCAGGTCGTCGGCGACCCCCGACCCGGTCGAAAAGTCGTCTACACCGGCGACACGAGACCACTCGACTCGACAGTCGACATCTCCCGCGACGCCGACTTGCTCGTCCACGACGCGACGTTCACCGACGAGGAAGCAGACCGGGCAAAATCGACCGCCCACTCGACTGCACGTGAAGCAGCGCGCGTCGCCCGCGACGCGAACGTTCGCCGGTTCGCACTGACTCACGTCTCGGCCCGGTACGCGGCCAATCCGAACCCGCTTCTCGAACAGGCGCGAGAAGTCTACCACGGCGACGCGTTCGTCGCCGAAGACGGGCAGAAAGTCGAGATTCCGTTCCCGGATAGCGAGTAG
- a CDS encoding PhzF family phenazine biosynthesis protein, protein MPTNAFHIVDVFATATYAGNQLAVFEDADTLTDEQMAALAQEMNYSETTFIEGGNPDDGFDVRIFTPGGEIPFAGHPTLGTAAVLREHFDAGDEVTLNLGVGPIPVEVRTGNGNEEYWMTQNAPEFGDELDHETLADVLSLDVSDLDTDWPVQVVSTGLPAVMIPLLDRDALGRCTVDPAAYQAFVSDVGVENLFPFCPDPRDEANDIAARMFAPGHGVPEDPATGSANGNFAGYLARHRYFGDSEVEATVEQGYEMGRPSHLFLEASDDGDEVSVRVGGAVEFVAEGNLV, encoded by the coding sequence GTGCCAACCAACGCCTTCCACATCGTAGACGTGTTCGCGACGGCGACGTACGCCGGGAACCAACTCGCCGTCTTCGAAGACGCCGACACGCTCACAGACGAGCAGATGGCCGCACTCGCACAGGAGATGAACTACTCCGAGACGACGTTCATCGAAGGCGGCAATCCGGACGACGGCTTCGACGTTCGCATCTTCACCCCCGGCGGAGAGATTCCGTTCGCCGGCCACCCTACGCTCGGAACTGCCGCAGTCCTTCGCGAGCACTTCGACGCCGGCGACGAGGTGACGTTGAACCTCGGTGTCGGACCGATTCCGGTCGAAGTGCGCACGGGGAACGGCAACGAGGAGTACTGGATGACGCAGAACGCGCCGGAGTTCGGCGACGAACTCGACCACGAGACGCTCGCAGACGTACTCTCGCTCGACGTATCCGACCTCGACACTGACTGGCCGGTACAGGTCGTCTCGACTGGCCTCCCTGCGGTGATGATTCCGCTACTGGACCGCGATGCACTGGGCCGATGCACGGTCGACCCGGCAGCGTACCAGGCATTCGTGAGCGACGTGGGCGTCGAGAATCTCTTTCCGTTCTGTCCGGACCCACGCGACGAGGCGAACGACATCGCAGCGCGAATGTTCGCCCCTGGTCACGGCGTCCCCGAAGACCCAGCCACTGGAAGTGCAAACGGGAACTTCGCCGGCTATCTCGCCCGCCACCGCTACTTCGGTGACTCCGAAGTCGAGGCGACCGTCGAACAGGGCTACGAGATGGGTCGCCCCTCGCACCTCTTCCTCGAAGCGAGCGACGACGGCGACGAGGTGTCCGTCCGCGTCGGTGGAGCGGTGGAGTTCGTCGCAGAAGGGAATCTGGTCTGA
- a CDS encoding prohibitin family protein, translated as MSSDIPDPPSVTPRSLTRIALIAGIALLLVAAPIAGLLAWEPVEEGNVKVVKKWGATTGTVFDPGAHLVNPVSQSTVSLSVRPQSYTMSSAASEGERQGDDAITVLTQDGLRTDIDVTVRYRVDAAQAVKFYQNYRTVESAEERLIRPSIRSVLRTEAGRLPVTVIYTGEGQTQLKAAAERELGAEFEEAGLILEAVQIRNVELPSEYAQAVEQKEITEQRRQQKQDELAVEELEAERKRIEAQGEADANRILAESLSDEVLAQKYIEKLDETDTVYIPVGGDGYPQFVRSLDSDGSSSSTSSSSSSSSSSSDSSNSTSSA; from the coding sequence ATGAGCTCAGACATCCCCGACCCGCCGTCGGTGACTCCCCGGTCGCTGACGCGGATTGCCCTCATTGCTGGTATCGCCCTCCTCCTCGTCGCTGCACCCATCGCGGGACTGCTCGCGTGGGAACCCGTCGAAGAGGGGAACGTAAAGGTGGTCAAGAAGTGGGGTGCGACGACGGGCACGGTGTTCGACCCCGGTGCGCACCTCGTCAATCCAGTCTCGCAATCTACCGTCTCCCTCTCGGTTCGTCCGCAGTCGTACACGATGTCTTCGGCTGCCAGCGAAGGTGAACGACAGGGCGACGACGCCATCACCGTCCTCACACAGGACGGCCTCCGAACCGACATCGACGTGACGGTCCGCTACCGCGTCGACGCCGCGCAAGCGGTCAAGTTCTACCAGAACTACCGGACGGTCGAGTCCGCCGAAGAGCGTCTCATCCGGCCGTCGATTCGGTCTGTCCTCCGCACCGAGGCCGGACGCCTCCCGGTCACGGTCATCTACACCGGCGAGGGCCAGACGCAGCTGAAGGCCGCCGCCGAACGAGAACTCGGTGCGGAGTTCGAAGAGGCCGGCCTCATCCTCGAAGCGGTTCAGATTCGCAACGTGGAACTCCCCTCCGAGTACGCGCAGGCCGTCGAACAAAAGGAGATTACCGAACAACGACGCCAACAGAAACAAGACGAACTGGCCGTCGAAGAACTCGAAGCAGAACGGAAGCGAATCGAGGCACAGGGTGAAGCCGACGCCAACCGCATCCTCGCGGAGTCACTCTCTGACGAGGTGCTCGCCCAGAAGTACATCGAGAAGTTAGACGAGACGGACACGGTGTACATCCCGGTCGGTGGGGACGGCTATCCGCAGTTCGTGCGGTCGCTCGACAGTGACGGGTCGTCCTCCTCCACGTCCTCATCCTCGTCTTCGTCGTCCTCGTCGAGCGATTCCAGCAACTCCACCAGTTCGGCCTGA
- a CDS encoding DUF460 domain-containing protein, with amino-acid sequence MNDRTSALDSVVFGVDIQSGDVRGDSPSYALVVLDTRDTESDEVRIERDVVSFRKLRRLIERDEPALVATDNMYELATDKDDLVRFLRWLPHETRLVQVTGAERPEPLSRVASRHGVPYGKEPMKEAEAAARLALANVGYEVVAFENTTTVKVSRGRSTGKGGWSQDRYTRRIHGSVKQQSREVEAALKEANLTYEHEVTEKYGGYSQALFTVEGRPQDIPVSSRRSGDTRIEIERERRDGIEFEPLVKRRDRVIVGIDPGTTTAVAVVGLDGRVLDVHSTRTADTATIIEWLIERGRPSLVAADVNPMPETVEKFRRSFDAAGWAPPSDIPVDEKLHRTREVNYENDHERDALAAALFAFDDHEDQFERISRKVPADVDREEVISRVLTSEESVEAVLREMNDDDTDTGDDDADETPEQPELTPEERQIRTLKSRVARLESHVEDLNESLDEKNETIEEYKKELSDARREERREARERREVNRLERENGRLEREVESLEADKEELAEKLDRLKSLWKLDHSNFDDVNTDGNLAPVKIVEQFTNGALDHTVEEYGIAAGDVVYLRDASGAGRTTAERLAAFEPRVVLRSGNLSDVADEVLFEAEVPVAPADDLTIQEIDELAVARESEIAAAIDAWEERAEARRKKNRESMVDQIISEHRAENRRQ; translated from the coding sequence GTGAACGACCGGACGAGCGCGCTCGACTCGGTCGTCTTCGGCGTTGATATCCAAAGCGGCGACGTCCGCGGGGATTCCCCCTCGTACGCCCTCGTCGTGTTGGACACCCGAGACACCGAGTCAGACGAGGTCCGAATCGAACGAGACGTCGTCTCCTTCCGCAAGTTACGTCGCCTCATCGAGCGCGACGAACCCGCACTCGTCGCGACGGACAACATGTACGAACTCGCGACGGACAAAGACGACCTGGTTCGCTTCCTGCGATGGCTTCCTCACGAGACCAGACTGGTGCAAGTCACGGGGGCCGAACGGCCAGAACCACTCTCCCGAGTGGCATCACGCCACGGCGTCCCCTACGGCAAAGAGCCGATGAAAGAGGCGGAAGCGGCCGCCAGACTCGCCCTTGCGAACGTCGGCTACGAAGTCGTCGCCTTCGAGAACACGACCACAGTCAAGGTCTCTCGCGGGCGGTCGACCGGTAAGGGTGGCTGGAGCCAAGACCGCTACACGCGGCGTATCCACGGGTCGGTCAAACAGCAGTCCCGTGAGGTCGAAGCGGCGCTCAAAGAGGCGAACCTCACGTACGAACACGAGGTGACCGAAAAGTACGGTGGCTACTCACAGGCGCTGTTCACGGTCGAAGGGCGACCACAGGACATCCCCGTCTCCTCACGGCGGTCCGGTGACACCCGTATCGAAATCGAGCGCGAACGACGCGACGGCATCGAGTTCGAACCGCTGGTCAAGCGGCGTGACCGCGTCATCGTCGGTATCGACCCCGGAACGACCACCGCCGTCGCTGTCGTCGGACTCGACGGACGCGTCCTCGACGTCCACTCGACCCGAACCGCGGACACAGCGACCATCATCGAATGGCTCATCGAACGCGGTCGCCCGAGTCTCGTCGCCGCCGACGTCAACCCGATGCCAGAGACGGTCGAAAAGTTCCGCCGGAGTTTCGACGCCGCTGGGTGGGCCCCGCCGAGCGACATCCCGGTCGACGAGAAACTCCATCGGACGCGCGAGGTGAACTACGAGAACGACCACGAGCGCGACGCACTCGCGGCCGCGCTGTTCGCCTTCGACGACCACGAAGACCAGTTCGAACGTATCTCGCGGAAGGTTCCCGCCGACGTGGACCGCGAAGAGGTCATCTCTCGCGTCCTCACGAGCGAGGAATCCGTCGAAGCCGTCCTCCGGGAGATGAACGACGACGACACCGACACGGGTGACGACGACGCCGACGAGACACCCGAGCAACCCGAACTCACTCCCGAAGAGCGTCAGATTCGGACCCTGAAGTCGCGTGTGGCCCGGCTGGAATCTCACGTCGAAGACCTGAACGAGTCGCTCGACGAGAAGAACGAGACCATCGAGGAGTACAAGAAGGAGCTCTCCGATGCCCGCCGCGAAGAACGGCGTGAGGCCCGCGAGCGACGTGAAGTGAACCGACTCGAACGCGAAAACGGACGGCTGGAGCGGGAAGTCGAGTCACTCGAAGCCGACAAGGAGGAGTTGGCAGAGAAACTCGACCGCCTCAAGTCGCTGTGGAAACTCGACCACTCGAACTTCGATGACGTGAACACCGACGGCAACCTCGCCCCCGTGAAAATCGTCGAGCAGTTCACCAACGGGGCGCTGGACCACACCGTCGAAGAGTACGGCATTGCCGCCGGTGACGTGGTCTATCTCCGTGACGCCAGCGGAGCAGGGCGAACGACGGCCGAGCGACTCGCAGCGTTCGAGCCACGCGTCGTCCTCCGGTCAGGAAACCTCTCGGACGTCGCCGACGAGGTGCTCTTCGAAGCAGAAGTGCCGGTCGCACCCGCCGACGACCTCACGATTCAGGAGATAGACGAACTCGCCGTCGCCCGCGAATCCGAAATTGCGGCCGCCATCGACGCGTGGGAAGAACGCGCCGAAGCGCGTCGGAAGAAGAACAGAGAGTCGATGGTCGACCAGATTATCTCCGAGCACCGCGCCGAGAACCGGCGACAGTAA
- a CDS encoding ATPase, translating to MSDSGTRTRAPIFIFAALMLAVFGLLAVMWASVSGGDLLPYILGFAVYFLVFHIYLPYRVHKDATFKGRNATFWAAFAFFVPLLGAALYFVVGGLAGGDDVTG from the coding sequence ATGTCCGACTCAGGAACTCGAACGAGAGCGCCAATCTTCATCTTCGCAGCGCTCATGCTCGCCGTCTTCGGCCTGCTGGCAGTCATGTGGGCGTCGGTGAGCGGTGGTGACCTCCTCCCGTACATCCTCGGCTTCGCCGTCTACTTCCTCGTCTTCCACATCTATCTTCCTTATCGGGTCCACAAGGACGCGACGTTCAAAGGCCGAAACGCGACGTTCTGGGCCGCGTTCGCGTTCTTCGTGCCACTCCTCGGTGCGGCGTTGTACTTCGTCGTCGGGGGACTCGCCGGCGGCGACGACGTGACAGGATAA
- a CDS encoding tyrosine--tRNA ligase translates to MDAYDLITRNASEVVTEDEVRALADDPDGKRAYVGYEPSGVLHIGHMLTANKLIDLQDAGFEVVVLLADVHAYLNGKGTFEEIRETAERMKEQFIAYGLDESQTEFVLGSEFQLDESYVLDLHALELETTLSRAERAMAEIKSGESVTVAQAVYPIMQALDIVYLDVDLAIGGMEQRKVHMLARDTLPSINEDAPTCMHTPLIADLATGIGKMSSSKGVTISMEDTTEDIEAKVNDAFCPPTADPEPTDDGEARENPVLQIFEYHVFPRFERVVVERPDKYGGNLEYDDYESLEADLESGELHPLDAKGALSGYLDELIAPGREKIDA, encoded by the coding sequence ATGGACGCATACGACCTGATCACTCGGAACGCCTCCGAAGTGGTCACGGAGGACGAAGTGCGCGCGCTGGCCGACGACCCCGATGGAAAGCGAGCGTACGTGGGCTACGAGCCTTCGGGAGTCCTCCACATCGGTCACATGCTCACGGCAAACAAGCTCATCGACCTGCAGGACGCGGGCTTCGAGGTCGTCGTGCTGCTCGCCGACGTGCACGCCTACCTCAACGGCAAGGGCACGTTCGAGGAGATTCGCGAGACGGCCGAGCGGATGAAAGAACAGTTCATCGCCTACGGCCTCGACGAGAGTCAGACCGAGTTCGTCCTCGGGTCGGAGTTCCAACTCGACGAGAGCTACGTGCTCGACCTGCACGCGCTCGAACTGGAGACGACGCTCTCGCGTGCCGAGCGTGCGATGGCCGAAATCAAGAGCGGTGAGAGTGTGACCGTCGCGCAGGCAGTCTACCCCATCATGCAGGCGCTGGACATCGTCTACCTCGACGTCGACCTCGCCATCGGTGGGATGGAACAGCGGAAGGTCCACATGCTCGCCCGTGACACGCTCCCGAGCATCAACGAGGACGCACCGACCTGTATGCACACACCGCTCATCGCGGACCTCGCGACTGGCATCGGCAAGATGTCTTCCTCGAAAGGCGTCACCATCTCGATGGAAGACACCACCGAGGACATCGAAGCGAAGGTCAACGATGCCTTCTGCCCGCCGACGGCGGACCCCGAGCCGACCGACGACGGCGAGGCACGTGAGAATCCTGTGCTTCAAATCTTCGAGTACCACGTCTTCCCGCGCTTCGAACGCGTCGTCGTCGAGCGCCCCGACAAGTACGGTGGCAACCTCGAATACGACGACTACGAGTCGCTCGAAGCCGACCTCGAATCCGGTGAACTCCACCCGCTCGACGCGAAGGGCGCGCTCTCGGGCTACCTCGACGAACTCATCGCACCGGGCCGCGAGAAGATAGACGCCTAA
- a CDS encoding DUF7470 family protein, whose protein sequence is MLDKLGTKGIAGVACLLAGIAIVAVQAPLVAAGIALVVAGLGLVAGGLAENVMKMFGMA, encoded by the coding sequence ATGCTCGACAAACTCGGAACGAAAGGCATCGCTGGCGTGGCGTGTCTCCTCGCAGGAATCGCCATCGTCGCTGTCCAAGCACCTCTCGTCGCGGCCGGTATCGCACTCGTCGTCGCGGGACTGGGGCTCGTCGCTGGCGGTCTCGCAGAGAACGTGATGAAAATGTTCGGGATGGCCTGA
- the eif1A gene encoding translation initiation factor eIF-1A: MSDDENERRRDLRMPNDDEVFAVVTNMLGANRVRVRCADGVERTARIPGRMQKRIWIREDDVVLVEPWDWQDEKGDVTWRYEKSEADQLRREGHIQ, encoded by the coding sequence ATGAGCGACGACGAGAACGAGCGCCGCCGAGACCTCCGAATGCCGAACGACGACGAAGTGTTCGCCGTCGTGACCAACATGCTCGGTGCCAATCGTGTCCGCGTCCGCTGTGCAGACGGCGTGGAGCGGACCGCTCGCATCCCTGGCCGAATGCAGAAGCGTATCTGGATTCGAGAAGACGACGTAGTCCTCGTCGAGCCGTGGGACTGGCAGGACGAGAAAGGCGACGTGACGTGGCGCTACGAGAAGTCCGAAGCCGACCAGCTCCGCCGCGAAGGCCACATCCAGTAG
- the rio1 gene encoding serine/threonine-protein kinase Rio1 has protein sequence MSDEFGLVEPQEGEAFGDEWEEIDLSDDEADRIAKRRDRDFDEFRIRMKDADQFKVEQSVFDDATFAAIYKLVQDGHIAAFGGPISTGKEANVYEALGPNETEVAVKIYRINASDFRHMRDYLEGDPRFEGIGHDKGQVVRAWVRKEFANLERAQRAGVRVPKPIDVQRNVLVMELVGLAEDRARRLSEVNVENPQTAFEVVREYMRRLHRAGLVHGDLSEYNLIIHDGELVVIDLGQAVTIHHPNAEEFLRRDCHNVAKFFQRQGADADEDMLFEFVTADEEEE, from the coding sequence ATGAGTGACGAGTTCGGCTTGGTCGAACCCCAAGAGGGCGAGGCGTTTGGCGACGAGTGGGAAGAGATAGACCTCTCTGACGACGAGGCAGACCGCATCGCCAAGCGGCGTGACCGCGACTTCGACGAGTTCAGGATTCGGATGAAAGACGCCGACCAGTTCAAAGTCGAACAGTCGGTGTTCGACGACGCCACCTTCGCGGCAATCTACAAACTCGTCCAAGACGGCCACATCGCCGCCTTCGGTGGCCCCATCTCGACAGGGAAAGAGGCCAACGTCTACGAAGCACTCGGCCCCAACGAGACCGAAGTCGCCGTCAAAATCTATCGCATCAACGCCTCGGACTTCCGCCACATGCGGGACTACCTCGAAGGCGACCCGCGATTCGAGGGCATCGGCCACGACAAAGGACAGGTCGTCCGCGCGTGGGTCAGAAAGGAGTTCGCCAACCTCGAACGCGCCCAACGCGCCGGCGTCCGGGTTCCAAAGCCAATCGACGTCCAGCGGAACGTCCTCGTGATGGAACTCGTCGGATTGGCCGAGGACCGGGCGCGCCGTCTCTCCGAGGTGAACGTCGAGAACCCACAGACTGCGTTCGAAGTCGTCCGCGAGTACATGCGCCGCCTCCACCGCGCTGGCCTCGTCCACGGCGACCTCTCCGAGTACAACCTCATCATCCACGACGGCGAACTCGTCGTCATCGACCTCGGCCAAGCGGTGACGATTCACCACCCGAACGCCGAAGAGTTCCTCCGGCGTGACTGCCACAACGTTGCCAAATTTTTCCAGCGGCAGGGTGCCGATGCCGACGAAGACATGCTGTTCGAGTTTGTCACGGCCGACGAAGAGGAGGAATAG